The following proteins are co-located in the Moraxella nasovis genome:
- a CDS encoding tripartite tricarboxylate transporter TctB family protein, whose amino-acid sequence MIERIFSGLLACTCLIMLYMAWGYTAAIAYDPIGPRPYPVMLLVLLAILTGIIALRPARFADKVKMGLSAPIIKHLVVCTVALTLYAILFEVLGYIIATTLMAWALGILFGGSWIKAFVSSAVIAIASFFLFNGPLEVSLPAGPLAFLVG is encoded by the coding sequence ATGATAGAACGTATTTTTTCTGGATTATTGGCATGCACCTGTCTTATCATGCTGTATATGGCATGGGGTTATACTGCTGCTATTGCCTACGACCCTATTGGACCACGCCCCTATCCAGTTATGTTGCTGGTTTTATTAGCAATACTGACTGGCATTATCGCTTTAAGACCAGCTCGATTCGCTGATAAAGTAAAAATGGGTCTATCTGCACCCATCATCAAGCATTTGGTAGTGTGTACGGTTGCACTGACTTTATATGCTATATTATTTGAAGTGCTTGGATATATCATTGCCACAACACTCATGGCATGGGCTTTAGGTATTTTATTTGGTGGGTCGTGGATTAAGGCTTTTGTTTCATCAGCGGTGATTGCTATTGCTTCATTTTTCTTATTTAATGGACCGCTTGAAGTCAGCTTACCCGCTGGTCCTTTAGCATTTTTGGTGGGATGA
- a CDS encoding tripartite tricarboxylate transporter permease, which yields MGTFDFLMHGFSIAMTPENLLIALIGAFIGTIVGMLPGLGPINGVAILLPIAYALGLPPESALILLAAVYLGCEYGGRISAILINVPGDAAAIMSTLDGYPLAKQGKAGIALSLSAFSSFIGSMIAITGVVLFAPLLANWAVSFGPAEYFVLMVFAITSLSGLVGDAPIKTGVAALIGLVLATVGVDAVTGVYRFTFDSVNLADGIQFTTIVIGFFSVSEILIMLENTATGQKALEQGKRSLLSFKEFVFSLGAIVRSGLTGFVVGVLPGAGATIASAMTYSNERKIAGETGKFGNGDLRGIAAPEAANNASACGSFIPMLTLGVPGSGTTAVMMGALTLYNITPGPQLFAEQPDIVWSLIASLFIGNIILLALNLPLVKFFAKLLDIPNYILIPAIAAVSFVGVYSIHSTTFDLILMIALGVFGYFLRKLNFPLSALILGYVLGNLMESSLRRALSISQGDLGILWGSPITIALWCLAAMMVLLPIYRLVTGKKSKKIT from the coding sequence ATGGGAACTTTTGATTTTTTAATGCATGGCTTTAGCATTGCCATGACGCCTGAGAACCTACTCATTGCTCTTATTGGTGCTTTTATCGGTACAATCGTTGGTATGCTTCCTGGCTTAGGTCCAATCAATGGCGTGGCAATTTTACTACCCATTGCTTATGCCTTAGGCTTGCCGCCTGAATCGGCATTGATTTTACTTGCGGCTGTCTATCTAGGCTGTGAATATGGTGGCCGTATCTCAGCCATTCTCATTAACGTGCCAGGCGATGCTGCTGCCATCATGTCCACACTTGACGGCTATCCACTTGCCAAGCAAGGCAAAGCAGGCATTGCCTTATCTTTATCTGCATTTAGCTCGTTTATCGGTTCAATGATTGCCATTACTGGCGTGGTGTTATTTGCTCCATTACTAGCCAACTGGGCAGTATCATTTGGCCCTGCCGAATACTTTGTTCTTATGGTGTTTGCCATCACTTCTCTTAGCGGTCTAGTCGGTGATGCACCAATCAAAACAGGCGTCGCAGCTTTAATAGGATTGGTACTAGCGACGGTCGGTGTAGATGCTGTTACAGGCGTGTACCGCTTTACCTTTGATTCGGTTAATCTTGCAGATGGCATCCAATTTACCACCATTGTTATTGGCTTTTTTAGCGTTAGTGAGATTCTCATCATGCTAGAAAACACTGCCACAGGTCAAAAGGCACTTGAGCAGGGCAAACGTAGCTTACTTAGCTTTAAAGAATTTGTCTTTAGTCTTGGGGCAATCGTTCGTAGCGGTCTGACTGGTTTTGTTGTGGGTGTGCTGCCTGGTGCAGGAGCAACCATTGCCAGTGCAATGACTTATTCAAACGAGCGTAAAATCGCAGGTGAAACAGGTAAGTTTGGTAACGGTGATTTACGTGGGATTGCCGCTCCAGAGGCCGCCAATAATGCTTCAGCGTGCGGGTCATTTATACCCATGCTAACTCTTGGCGTGCCAGGCTCTGGTACAACTGCTGTTATGATGGGAGCATTAACACTATACAATATCACACCAGGTCCGCAGTTATTTGCTGAACAGCCTGATATTGTATGGAGTTTGATTGCATCATTATTCATTGGTAACATCATCTTATTAGCCCTTAACTTACCACTCGTGAAGTTCTTTGCTAAGCTCTTAGACATTCCAAACTACATTCTCATCCCCGCCATCGCAGCGGTGAGTTTTGTGGGGGTGTACTCTATTCACAGCACAACTTTTGACTTAATACTAATGATTGCTCTGGGTGTTTTTGGCTATTTCTTGCGTAAGCTAAACTTTCCATTATCTGCTCTTATCTTAGGCTATGTTCTAGGGAATCTAATGGAATCTAGCCTACGTCGCGCCCTATCCATCTCTCAAGGCGATCTTGGTATTTTATGGGGCAGCCCAATCACCATCGCTTTATGGTGCTTAGCAGCTATGATGGTGCTATTACCCATCTATCGTCTGGTTACTGGCAAAAAATCAAAGAAAATCACCTAA
- a CDS encoding tripartite tricarboxylate transporter substrate binding protein, whose translation MKALKYGMLGLSILALTACGGDKNEAVKSDVGTSPKRPECIAPAKPGGGFDLTCKLAQSGLKDLDLLDKPMRVTYMPGGVGAVAYNKIAANDRANGDAIIAFSTGSILNLAQGKFGQFTEKDVKWLAAVGTDYGMVAVNADSPYQNLQDLVDALKKDPKSITFGAGGSVGGQDWMQTALLAKAAGINPNDMGYVAMEGGGEAVTAVLGNHIQAVSAGIAEVMPHVEAGKLRVLAVFADKRLEGESMKDIPTAKEQGYDVQWPVIRGYYMGPDVSEESYQWWKAQFDAMLADPKFAKLRAQRELLPFAMTGDELTQYIYKETEALRQRSQEFNLVENK comes from the coding sequence ATGAAAGCACTTAAATACGGAATGCTTGGTTTATCTATTTTGGCACTAACAGCATGTGGTGGCGATAAGAATGAAGCCGTAAAATCAGATGTTGGCACATCACCAAAACGCCCAGAATGTATCGCTCCTGCTAAGCCGGGTGGTGGGTTTGATTTGACATGTAAGCTTGCACAATCTGGTCTAAAAGATCTAGACCTACTAGATAAGCCAATGCGTGTGACTTATATGCCAGGTGGTGTGGGTGCGGTAGCCTACAACAAAATCGCTGCCAACGACCGTGCTAATGGCGATGCGATTATTGCCTTTTCAACTGGTTCAATCTTAAACCTAGCTCAAGGCAAATTTGGTCAATTCACCGAAAAAGACGTTAAATGGCTGGCTGCTGTCGGCACAGATTATGGCATGGTAGCAGTAAATGCCGATTCACCTTATCAGAACCTACAAGACCTTGTTGATGCTCTTAAAAAAGATCCAAAATCCATCACCTTTGGGGCAGGTGGTAGTGTCGGCGGCCAAGACTGGATGCAAACTGCCCTACTCGCAAAAGCTGCTGGCATTAATCCAAACGATATGGGATATGTGGCAATGGAAGGTGGTGGTGAAGCTGTGACTGCCGTACTTGGTAACCATATTCAAGCAGTGAGTGCAGGCATTGCTGAAGTTATGCCGCACGTTGAAGCAGGTAAATTACGAGTGCTTGCTGTATTTGCCGATAAGCGACTTGAAGGCGAAAGCATGAAAGACATTCCAACTGCAAAAGAACAAGGTTATGATGTGCAGTGGCCTGTCATTCGTGGTTACTACATGGGTCCAGATGTCTCAGAAGAGTCATACCAGTGGTGGAAAGCCCAGTTTGACGCCATGCTTGCTGATCCAAAATTTGCCAAACTGCGTGCTCAACGTGAACTTCTACCATTTGCCATGACAGGTGATGAGCTTACTCAGTACATCTATAAAGAAACAGAAGCACTACGTCAAAGATCTCAAGAGTTTAATCTTGTAGAAAACAAATAG